The Pseudanabaena galeata CCNP1313 genome includes a region encoding these proteins:
- a CDS encoding heavy metal-responsive transcriptional regulator, with product MEKAKMSMLQVGEVSRKLGLNPQTLYFYERIGLIPSPLRTEAGYRLFSQEDVDRLAFITQTKAMGLSLDDIREILAVKDGKFPACQAVHDSLLKKAKMIEETIQQLQILHDELLPLIDHCKQHIECQDCPNSQESCADVDDPRHGFQQSCSAWQGRTEMSSVSSQ from the coding sequence ATGGAAAAAGCAAAGATGTCAATGCTGCAAGTCGGTGAAGTCTCTCGCAAATTGGGTTTAAATCCTCAGACGCTTTATTTCTACGAGCGAATTGGCTTAATTCCCTCTCCTCTTAGAACTGAGGCGGGATATCGCTTGTTTAGTCAAGAAGATGTAGATCGCTTAGCTTTTATCACCCAGACTAAGGCGATGGGTTTGAGTCTAGATGACATCAGAGAAATTTTGGCGGTCAAAGACGGAAAGTTCCCCGCTTGTCAGGCTGTGCATGATTCTCTGCTTAAAAAAGCCAAAATGATTGAAGAGACAATCCAGCAACTGCAAATACTGCATGACGAACTTTTGCCACTGATTGATCACTGTAAACAACATATCGAATGCCAAGATTGTCCGAACTCACAGGAATCTTGTGCTGATGTAGACGATCCGCGTCATGGTTTCCAGCAATCTTGTAGTGCTTGGCAGGGACGTACTGAAATGTCTTCAGTGAGCAGTCAATAA
- a CDS encoding acyl-CoA desaturase, whose translation MTRLFSDLLYPSSENNPNPLKLSWPAIVFFTIFHSLALLAPWFFSWSALGVTLILHWFLGSIGICLGYHRLLSHRSFQVPKWLEYAIALVGAAAVQGGPIFWVAGHRLHHAHTEDVEKDPYSARKGFWWSHMLWLFYPKEEFFNPTLYRKYAPEMARDPFYLWLDKYYLLLQIPLGVALYLLGGWSYIIWGMCVRSVLLWHSTWFINSVTHMWGYRTFETNDNSRNLWWAAIVTYGEGWHNNHHAYPHVAKAGWRWWEVDVTWWAIQLLRSLGLATKVIMPPALKN comes from the coding sequence ATGACCAGACTATTCTCAGATCTTCTCTATCCATCTAGTGAAAACAATCCTAACCCTTTAAAACTAAGTTGGCCAGCAATCGTATTTTTTACAATTTTCCATTCTTTAGCTCTATTAGCTCCTTGGTTCTTCTCATGGTCAGCTTTAGGCGTGACTCTGATATTGCATTGGTTTTTAGGAAGTATTGGGATTTGTTTGGGATACCATCGTCTGCTGAGTCATCGTAGCTTTCAAGTCCCTAAATGGCTAGAATATGCGATCGCTCTAGTTGGAGCCGCCGCAGTTCAAGGAGGTCCAATCTTTTGGGTAGCAGGGCATCGTTTACACCACGCGCATACTGAAGATGTAGAGAAAGATCCTTACTCGGCTCGTAAAGGATTTTGGTGGAGTCATATGTTGTGGCTGTTCTATCCTAAAGAAGAGTTCTTTAATCCTACGCTGTACCGCAAATATGCGCCTGAAATGGCTCGCGACCCTTTCTATCTATGGCTAGATAAGTATTATCTACTATTACAAATTCCTCTAGGAGTGGCGTTATATCTCCTTGGTGGTTGGTCTTATATCATTTGGGGCATGTGTGTGCGCTCAGTTTTACTATGGCATAGTACTTGGTTTATCAACTCGGTTACGCATATGTGGGGATATCGCACGTTCGAGACTAATGATAATTCACGGAATCTCTGGTGGGCGGCGATCGTTACCTATGGCGAAGGCTGGCACAATAACCATCATGCCTATCCCCATGTTGCCAAAGCAGGTTGGCGCTGGTGGGAAGTTGATGTCACTTGGTGGGCTATCCAATTGCTAAGAAGCTTGGGGTTAGCCACAAAGGTAATCATGCCTCCTGCACTTAAAAACTGA
- a CDS encoding class I SAM-dependent methyltransferase: MFEHNHQVYTAREIVQHYSQLCQLQPAEQTILDLLSDEWASIKMLDIGVGGGRTTQHFSGIVQEYVGIDYSPEMITACQKRFPPFSASSSQSREFAVGDAKDMSQFADNSFDFILFSFNGLDALSHLDRLQVLQEVSRIGKSGGYFFFSSHSLLGLEREFNWRKQISLNPLTTYVNLVMWGILRFFNRSISPQQLKSSDYEIIRDESHNFRLKQYYVRPQEQLNQLKADFGNVTMYSWKSGLELTTPQELSDNIDMWLYYLCKIK, from the coding sequence ATGTTTGAGCATAATCATCAAGTTTATACAGCTCGTGAAATTGTTCAACACTATAGCCAGTTATGCCAACTACAACCTGCTGAACAAACCATTCTCGATCTTCTAAGCGATGAATGGGCAAGTATAAAAATGCTAGATATTGGTGTGGGGGGAGGACGCACTACTCAACATTTTTCTGGAATTGTTCAAGAATATGTGGGGATTGATTATTCTCCAGAGATGATTACGGCTTGCCAGAAACGCTTCCCACCGTTTTCTGCATCTTCTTCTCAGTCAAGAGAGTTTGCAGTGGGCGATGCGAAAGATATGAGTCAGTTTGCAGATAATTCTTTCGACTTTATTTTATTTAGCTTTAATGGACTTGATGCTCTTTCCCATTTAGATCGATTGCAGGTATTGCAAGAGGTCAGCCGAATTGGGAAGTCGGGAGGATATTTCTTTTTCTCAAGCCATAGTTTACTGGGGCTAGAACGAGAATTTAACTGGCGAAAGCAGATTAGCCTAAACCCTCTAACTACCTATGTTAACTTGGTCATGTGGGGAATTCTACGCTTCTTTAATCGTTCTATTTCCCCTCAACAGCTCAAATCTTCTGACTATGAAATTATTCGAGATGAATCCCATAACTTCCGATTAAAGCAGTATTACGTTAGACCACAGGAGCAACTCAATCAATTAAAAGCAGATTTTGGCAATGTCACAATGTATTCTTGGAAAAGTGGTTTGGAACTCACTACGCCACAAGAGTTAAGCGACAACATTGATATGTGGCTTTATTACCTCTGTAAGATTAAATGA